The genome window CTATTGAGATCTTTTTGCTTAATCTACATCAATAAAAGCGTTTAATTTATTTCTTGCAATCTGCCTTGTTTAAAACAAAAAAGACTGAGTTCATTCCCAGCCTCCCTTTGAGTGTCTTGATATTATCTCAGGTCAATTGCGATGTCCACTTCGCCATTAACCAGGCACCTCACAATCCGGTGAGTTAACGCGCCCCACTGTCAAAATGTCAATGGTAGCCATTTGGGTTGCTACCAGACCTCTCGACTCATCGCAAAGTCTATTATACCAAATCAACCGGAATTAACAAGCACTATGCCCGGTTCTCAGCAACGGCTGCCAGGTGCTCTGCTATCCATTCCTGCGCCCGTTCCACTAGGGCCGTAATGCTGCCGCCCTGGTCGGTATCATTTGCCAGCTCATCAATGCGCAGTCCTGATTTATTAACGTCGGCGCTTTCCATGACCATGTACAAGTTGACCGGGTATTCCGGCTCCTGGTCCAACAACTTCACATCTAAACGCTCTGCTTCCCCCATCGGGACGTTGATGAGGTTCGCCTCTAAGCGGACACTCACTGGATCGCCCTTTTTCATCTTAACGTCGAGATTATACTGGCCGAGATACCCCTTATCAAACTGGTCAAGCATAAACTGGATGGCCGCCTTTAGCGTCGTTTTTTGCTGGGCCTGGGCCGCTGTCTTCGCAACCGTTTCCTTTACGACCCGGTCACCCGTTACCTGTCCTAAATAATCGGCTACCGTCATCTTCATTTTTTCGCTTGCTCCTCCATTTTCTTAATCCGTGCCTGCGTGTATTCCGCCCGCTGCTTAATGCCATAGTAAATTCCCGCACAGCCCAAGAGAATCCCAATAATGCTGAGTCCTTGTACCAGAACCCCCGTTACTGTCATCCGGGAATCAATCGTTTGAAAGGTGGCTAAACTGGCAATCGCAAAGTAGAGGTTCACGAGAATGGTCGCATAGCCGCAAAAGCGCATCTTCAATAGGGCCAGACCGTTAACGATCACTGCCAGGATAATGAATACTAGCAGCCGCCCCCAAACTTCCGGGTCAGCCAAGGACTGCCCGTGTTGGAGAAACATAATGGCATCCAGTACCAGGGCGAACACCGCCGCTACCGACGTCACAACTATCACTTTATCAGAATTCTTCATCTCATTACCAACCTTCATTTAAAAACAAAAAGGAGTGCTTGCTGCACCCCGTTACGCAAATTCCGCGGGGCTGGATGAGTTTCACATAACTCACCCGCTTACACTCCCATTCTACTAAATTAATTAGGAAAGCTCAATTAGGCCAGCAAATCAGCAATCTCTGCCGTTGGAATTCCCGTAATGTACTGGGCAGTCCCGGCCTTTTCTAGCGCCGCCGCGATTGCATCCCGGTCATACTTGACCCCCTTGAGCTGGTCGGCCAGCTGCGTAACGTCCTGCGGGCCGAAGAAGTCACCGAAGAATTTCACGTTCTTGATGACGCCATCCTTAATATCCAGCCGGGCATCAATCGTTCCCATGTTAAAGTGTTTCCGGCGCTTCGTTGTAAATTCAGGGTTCTTGCCATAAACCCAGTCCCAGTTGTTGTAGTATTGCTCGTAGATCTTATCAATTTCCTTTTGATCCTCAGGAGTAACTACATACTGCTTATCCTTGATTTCTTCAAGGCTGTCGACATTAAACAGCCCCTTTAGGAGGTCGTCACGGAACGTTGGCACATCAATATCCTGGTATTCCTTTGCCAGGTACGGACGAAGGTTCGTTACCCGGGACCGCACCGACTTGATCCCCTTGGAGGCAATCTTATCCTGTGCTACGTGAAGGGCATCCGCAACAACGCTCAGGTCCACGTTCAACATCAGTGTCCCATGTGAGAAAGTCTTGCCGTTCTTGGAGTACATTGCGTTACCAGAAAACTTCTTCCCATCAACCAAAATGTCGTTCCGACCACTCACTTCGGCGGTCGTTGCCCCCATCTTGTGCAGGACATCCACGATTGGCTGGGTAAAGGATTTAAAGTCACCAAACTCTTCACTGTCGCTTGGCACCACGAAACTAAAGCAGAGGTTTCCCAAATCCTGGTAAACGGCCCCGCCACCAGATAGCCGCCGGGTCACCCGAATATTGTGCTCCTTAACGTAGTCCTGGTTAATCTCTTCCGCCGTGTTCTGGTTGCGGCCGACGATAATGCACGGTTCTTCATAGTAAAAAAGTACCAGTGGTTCCTGACCAAAATCCTTCTCGTTCATCAGATACTGTTCAGTCGCCAAGTTCATCCCGATATTGTGGGAAGTCATTGAAACATAACGCATTGTCCTACTCCTAACTTGTGAAAATCATAACAAAATTAGACTAAAACCTAAAATATGTCTTTTAAGTTTCTATGATTAGTTTATTCCTATTTGCAAACGTTTTCAAATAATAAGTAAGAATAAGCTGAAAAAAAACGGCGAAAAACCGTATAATAAGGGTAAAGCAAGAGCATGACGCTGCTTTCGCAACCTGCGGTGCTCTTCATCACGCTAACCACTTCCCACTGCAGTAAAGGAGTTTTTAATATGGCAGACAATTCGCAATACCAGAATATCCTGGTCGCTGTCGACGGTTCGAAGGCAACTGCCGGGGTCCTAGAGGCTGGCATCAAGGCCGCCCTCCGTAATAACGCCCACCTAGATATTTTAACGATCACCCAAGTCGACCAGCTCACTGATGGTTACAGTGATGCCGGTCCTTCTGATGACCAAACTTATAGCGTGGTTCACGCCACCCGCGGGCGGATGGATGACCTCAAGCAGAAGGCGCAAAACGCCGGGGTGACCGACGTCAGCATCCATATCCGGTTCGGTAATCCCAAGCGGGTCATCGCACGGGAATTTCCCGCCGACCACCATTCCGATTTGATTGTAATTGGCGCCTCGGGGCTTTCTGGCGTAGAACGGTTGATGATCGGTTCCGTCACCAATTACGTTAGCCGGACGGCCCACTGCGACGTCCTCGTCGTCCGGGCCACGGAAGGCTTCCAAAAGTAGAACGATGACTAAGCAGATTATTGGGGGCCTGGTTGCCCACGTAGATGCGGGAAAAACTACCCTGACAGAGGCATTACTCTACCAGGCTGGTCAGCTGCGGCAGCTCGGGCGCGTGGACAAGGGAAGTTCCTTCCTCGATCCCGACCAGCTGGAAAAGCAACGCGGGATCACGATTTTTACCCACCAGGCTGCCCTCGACTACCAGAAGCTCCACCTAACCCTCCTTGATACCCCAGGCCATATCGACTTTGCGGCCCAGACAGAGCAGGTTCTGCAGGTGCTTGATTATGCAGTCCTCGTTATTTCCGCCACCGACGGACTTCAAGGCTCCACGCGCACCCTCTGGGACCTGTTAGCGCAATACCACGTGCCAACCTTTATTTTTATTAATAAGACTGATAGTGTCGGCGCCGATGTCCCAGCAGTTATCAAACAGCTGCAAAGCTCATTATCAGCAGCCTGTGTTGACTTTACAGGCAAAACACCAACTACCGGCGCTACCGCCGAAGCAATCGCCATGAAAGATGATGCGGTCCTCGAAAGCTACTTGGCTAACGATTGCCTGACGAAGCAGCAGGTGCAAAGCCTGATCCAGCAGCGAAAACTTTTTCCGTGTTATGCCGGCTCCGCGTTAAAACTTACCGGCATCCAAGAACTGCTCGACGGTTTAGCACAGTGGACGGTCGAAACTCCTTCTACTGGTGACCAATTTGCTGCCCGGGTATTCAAAATTTCTCATGATGACCGCGGTAACAGGCTCAGTTGGGTGCGTGTCCTCAGCGGAAAGCTGGTTGCCAAAAGGGAAGTCCTCCCCGGTGAGAAAGCCGACCAACTGCGGGTTTACAACGGCAGTAAGTTTTCTATCCAGCAGTCGATTCCGGCCGGCGGCGTCTGTGCCATTACCGGCCTAACTTCCTCGTATCCCGGCCAGGGACTGGGTCAGGCCACAACCGCACCTCAGCCCCGACTGCAACCTGTACTCTCCTACGCGGTCAAAATCGACAATGATAATCCGCGGCCATACCTCGCGGCCCTGCGCGAACTAGCCGACGAGGAGCCCCAACTCAAGGTTGAGTGGCTGAGAGAGCTCCAAGAGGCGCGTGTTCAGCTGATGGGAACCGTTCAAAAAGAGGTTCTTGAACAGCTGCTAGCCCAACGGTACGGCCTCCAAGTTCAGTTTACTAACGGGCAGATCCTCTATCGCGAAACGATTGATCGTCCTGTGGAAGGAGTCGGACACTTTGAGCCGCTCCGGCACTATGCCGAAGTCCACCTGCGCTTAGAGCCTGCTCCCCGAGGAAGCGGGCTCACCTTCACCAGCCATTGCCGCGAAGACATCCTGAGTCATAACTGGCAGCAACAGGTCATGACCAGCCTGGGCGCCAAGGAACACCGCGGCGTTCTCATTGGGGCTCCCCTCACCGACGTTCAAATTACCCTGGTTGGCGGTAAGGGCAGCATCGTCCACTCCGTCGGCGGCGACTTTCGGGAGGCCACCTGGCGAGCTGTCCGCCAGGGGTTGATGGAGTTGCGGGCTCAAAAGGGGTGCGTCCTCTTAGAACCCTGGTACCACTATCGTTTAACCATCCCTCAGGAGGAAGTTGGGCGCGCGATTAACGACCTGCAGCAGATGGGTGCTGATTTTCAGCTCGCGGAGAGTAGTACCGGTCCGCTGACTACCATCACCGGCAGCGGACCCGTCGCCACAATGCGTGATTACGCCATTACCGTTCGTAATTATAGCCGTGGTCAAGGTCAGCTGGAGTGTGTCGTTGACGGCTACCGTCCGTGCCACAACGCTGCCGAGGTTATTACCGACCACCAATATGATCCGGTAGCGGACCTCCCCAATACACCAGATTCGGTTTTCTGCGCTCACGGTGCCGGCTACCCGGTCAAATGGGATCAGGTTCCTGCCATGGCCCACTTCCCATACCAAAAATAAGAGGCGCTTAGAGGCTGGGAATTAACTCAACCTCTTAACTATTTTATAGATTAATAATGTCTCAGCACAGTAGCTGGCTGGCAGGTCAAACGCTGATAAATCAGCGTTTGACCACCCCCAAATAGGCTTTCTGCGCGGCGTAGCCATCCTTCCTACAGGCTAGCTTTGCGTCGACGGAGGTTCCCAGAGGCTAGCTTCGCGTCGAAAGACAAACGCCCCAAATCAGCTTGCTGGTTAGCCGATTTGGGGTGTTTTTTCTCACTCTCTAAGCGCCTTACTCTATTCTACTTTTCCTCAAGCTGGAGGAGCAGGCCATATAGGGCCCCTAACAAGTTGGCCTCGTTGCCAAACTTGGCAGCTTGAATATCGGGCACCGCAATGTCGTCTTGCAAACGACGGTCACTCTCCTGGAGCAGCTTAAACTGGTGACGGATCTCACTGACAACTACCGGCTGAGCACTGATTCCACCACCAATTAAGATCCGCTCAAGGTCAACAACGGCTTGAACATTGATTAGCAGGACTGCCACCCGCCGGCAAAAGGCAGCAAAAATCTCCCAGGCTGGCGGAGTATGTCGGTTAATTTCTACAAATGCCCGGCGGCCATCCCTGGAATCTGGCAAGCCACAGGCTGCCGCCACCGCTGCAATCATTTTGACGGCCGACGTACTGGCCCCAACCGTCGCCTCGTGGGGGTCCAAGTGATCATAGTTGTTGACAATCGCACTGATTTCACCGGCCCGAAAATGAGGCCCGGCCAGGAGCTGACCATTAATCATCAGCCCTCCGCCAACCGAAGTTCCCAGGGTGACAACTGCTCCGTTGGCCACCGTCGTCAGGTTGCCTAGCCACATCTCCGCTAGGGTGGCGCAGTTGGCATCGTTGCCAACGTAGACCGGCAGTTCGGTTAACCGGCGCACATACTCTGCCAGGTTAAATTCGCCCATAAAACCAAGCGCCCCCGTAAACTCCACCTGCCCCGTAGTCGGGTTGACGATTCCAGGGACACTCACGCACACAGCATGAACATCCTGACTAGCGTGAATAAGCTGGGCAAGCGCCGCTAAAAAATCGTCCGCTCGCTGGGGCGTTGGCAACTGGTCCATCGCAATAATATTGCCGGAATGATCGATCCGGGCACTTTTGATGGCCGTTCCTCCAATATCGATACTTAAATAGTAACGTTGCACTTGCTCACTCTCCCCTCGCGTTATTTACCTGCATTATACCGCTGGTACTGCCGGACGGCCAAACCAATAGCTGTCCCGACAAGCGCAAAGGGCAGCCAAGCAAAACCCGTAGCAAAAAGTGGCAGATGCTGCTCTGCCCAACTGGTCAGTAAGCGGCTAACCGGCCATCCTTGCAAGGCTGACGGTACATTACCCACCAGGGCGAAGAAAGCGGGAATTACCGTTAGTCCCAGTGCCCACCGGTATACCACTGGAGCCCGGCCAAATAATGGCGAAGCAAGGGCTACGCAAATCAAAACGATTGCTAAGGGGTACAGGAACATCAGTACCGGCGTCGACCAGGTTACAATCTGATCCAAGCCAAGGTTGGCAATTGAAAAGGATAGCAGACAGTTCAAGCGCAAAAAAGTCTTATATGAAATCTGCGGGAAGCGCTGGTGGAAGTCCTGGGAAAAAGCAATCACTAACCCCATCGCCGTCGTCAGGCAGGTCACAGTTGCTAACGTCAATAAGAGTGCGTTGCCGAACGCCCCCAGGTAGTAATGAGCTACCTGGTTAAGGGTCGTTCCTCCGTTGGTCGCTAATGCAAACTGGTTCCTACTGGTGGTCCCGAGGTAAATCAGCCCCAGGTAGAGGACGCCGATCCCCAGAATACCGATAAATCCCCCCTTGGCCGTTGCTAGCGAGCGGGCCCGGTTATCGAAGCCCATTTGCTGGACGGCCGCGACGACGGTTACTCCAAAGATCAGCATCGCCAGAGCGTCCATAGTGTTATAGCCCTGTAAAAAGCCATTCGCAAGGGGTTGCGTTAAATAGTCGTTTGTGGGGTGCGGAGTGGATAATTTACCCATTGGCCGGGAAAAGGCCAGGAGGAACACCACCAGGAGCATTACCAGAAAGGCCGGGTTCAGGACCTTGCCAATAATCTCTGTCACCCTTCCGGACTTCACTGAAAAGAAGTAGGTCACCAGGAAAAAGGCCCCGGTAAACAAAGCCAACCCCAGCGACTGCATCTTCGCCAGCAGGGCCGGAGCAATACCAATTGCGTAGGGAACGGTGGCCGTCCGGGGGGTGGCACAAAGCGGCCCAATGGTGGCGTGAACCATTACCAAGAAAACCAGAGCAAACCAGTCACCGACCGGCCGGGCGAGGTCAAACAAGCCCCGGCTCCGGGTTACACTAAGCGCCAGGAGCGCTAGTAATGGCAGGAGGACCCCGGAACTAATAAAACCCGCCGCGGCCGGACCCCAGTTGGCTCCCGCCAGTTGGCCCAGATGGACTGGAAAGACCAGGTTTCCAGCCCCGAACAACATTCCAAAAACGAGTGAGCCAATCACCAGGTAGGTCCGGCCCCGTTGCCAGCGTACGTTCATCATCAATTCTCTCCTCGTCAATAATCCTATAAATTATACCGGGAATACGAAAAAGAGAGTGGGACAGAACTAGCTTAACTAGTTCGTCGTCCCACCTCCGCAAGGATGGCTAGGTTGGTCAAATGCTGATAAATCAGCGTTTGAACTGCCAGCCATCTACTGCGCTGTTGCATTTTTAACTTTAAAACAGTAAAGAGACTGAGTTAATTCCCAGTCTCCTTTATTTATTAAGTGTTTAATTAGCAATCAGGAGTTGATTACTTGAGACCCTTCCAAGTCCAGTTAGTAACTTCTGGTAAGTCCTTACCTTCTGAACGAATGTAGTGGTTGTGCTTGTTAATCATGTTGTCCATCTTGGCAACGAAAGCAGCAGCCTTTTGTTCGTAGCCAGGTACGTTTTGGATAGCGTCCTTAGCCAAGTGGAACCGGTCCAGTTCGTTCAATACACGCATGTCGAATGGAGTGGTGATGTCACCATTTTCTTCGTATGAGTGGATGTGAACGTTGCGGTTAGCACGGTCGAAGAACAGGGCTTGGATCATGTCACGGAAACCGTGCCATGCGAAGATCACTGGCTTGTCAGTAGTGAAGTATTGGTTGAACTCTGCATCAGTCAATCCTTCAGGGTTCTTGTCAGTGTTCATCAGCTTCATGATTTCCACAATGTTGATGTAACGAATCTTCAATTCTGGGAAGTTGTCGTGCAGAATGTCGATTGCGGCAAGAGCTTCTTCAGTAGGTTCAGTACCAGCTGAAGCAAAGACAACGTCAGGTTCGCTACCTTGGTCAGTAGAAGCCCAGTCGATGTAGCCAAGACCGTTGTCAACCAATTCAGTAGCTTCGTCAATGGAGAACCATTGTGCACGTGGGTGCTTGGAAGTTACGAAGATGTTGATGCATTCTTGGTCGTTGAAGGCCTTGTTGGATACAGCCATCAGGGAGTTAGTATCTGCTGGAAGGTATTCCTTAACAAGGTCTGGACGTTCCTTTTCGAACATGTGAGTCAACAGACCTGGATCTTGGTGAGTGTAACCGTTGTGATCTTGTTGGAAGACAGTTGAAGTATCAACAAAGTTCAATGCTGGGTACTGCTTACGCCAGTAAAGATCCTTTGCCTTCCGTAACCACTTCATGTGTTGAGTCAGCATGGAGTCAACAACCCGGCCGAATGATTCGTAAGTTGCGAAGAAACCGTGACGACCAGTCAGAGTGTAACCTTCAAGGAAACCTTCTGCTTGGTGTTCAGACAATTGAGAATCAATCATCCGACCTTGTGGTGCCAGGTTTTCATCGTTTGGTTCGTGGATATCTTCCATCCATTGACGCTTGTCATTGTCAAGGAATGCGTACAGACGGTTAGACTTAGATTCGTCAGGACCGAAACCACGGAAAGTATCTGGGTTCAGTTCTGCCATCTTGCTGAGGTACTTACCCCATTCCAGCATATCCTGCTTAACAACAGTACCGTGGTTTTGAACGTCAACGGCAAAGTCACGGTAGTTAGGCAAGATCAGCGGCTTAGGATCCTTACCACCATTAGTGATTGGGTTCATTGCCATCCGCTTGTCACCGTCAGGAGTGTTTTGTTCAACTAAGTCAACTGGGTGACCATTTTCGTCGAACAATTCTTCTGGCTTGTATGACTTCATCCAGTCAACCAGCATGTCCTTGTGTTCCATATCATCTTGTGATACCGGAATAGGAATCTGGTGAGCACGGAATGAGTTTTCGATTGGGTTACCATCAAGATCCTTAACTGGACCAGTCCAACCCTTAGGTGCACGGAAGATGATCATTGGCCATTGTGGCAGTGAATCATCGTTGTTTTCACGAGCGTTCTTTTGAATAGCCTTGATGTCTTCGATGGCCTTGTCCATCGTCTTAGCCATTTGTTCGTGAACATCCATGTGGTCCTTGTAACCATCGAATTCACCTTCACGGTCAGCTTCCTTGTAAGCGGAAACGAAGTATGGCTTCCAGCCCATTCCTTCGAAGTACTTAGTCAGTTCTTCATCACTCATCCGAGAAAGGATAGTTGGGTTAGAAATCTTGAAGCCGTTAACTTGGATGATTGGTAATACCGCACCATCCTTGATTGGGTTGATGAACTTGTCAGAGAACCATGAAGCAGCCAGTGGGCCAGTTTCAGCTTCCCCGTCACCGATTTCAACAGCGGCGATAACGTCTGGGTTATCTAAGATGGCACCAACACCGTGGGAAAGTGAGTAACCAAGTTCCCCACCTTCGTGGATTGAACCTGGAGTTTCAGGTGCGGCGTGTGATGCAGTACCACCAGGGAAGGAGAAGTGCTTGAACAACTTAGCCATCCCTGCAGCATCTTGGGTAATTTCTGGGTAAATCTCAGTGTATGAGCCATCCAAGTATGAGTTGTTAACCATAACTTGGCCACCGTGACCGGAACCTTCGATGTAGAACATGTCCAGGTCGTACTTCTTGATAACCCGGTTCAGGTGGGCGTAAATGAAGTTTTGTGGAACAATCGTACCCCAGTGACCAATTGGCTTTGGCTTAACGTCTTCAGCCTTCAATGGTTGACGTAACAGTGGGTTGCTCATCAAGAACAAAGTACCAACTGAAAGGTAGTTTGCTGCACGCCAATAAGCGTCAACACTTTCCAAGTATTGCTTGGAATCGTAATCTACTGCCATTCTAATAAACACTCCTTCTGAATAAATCAAATACGTTCGTGCTTCTAACAACTAACGTAAACCATTCAATTTACACCTTATATGATATACACTTTTTCTTTAAAGTCAACCTTTTTGAAAATTGATACGGTCCAATTATCAAATTTTAATCTTTTTTAGCCGTTCTTTAACTTCTGCTTATTGATAATAACCAGCTAAAAGCGCACTATAGCGGTCCCTAAACCCCACACTGCAGTCAGGGGTGTATACTAAAAAATGTAATATTAGCTAAAGATGGGAGCAAGGAGCAATTGGTAGAGTTAAACAGCCTGAACCGCGCGGATATCGGTGATTTTGAAAAACTTATGGCGGTAACGACGGTGATGACCCAGTCCGTCATCACCTTCCTCCTGCCGGCCACTCACGCAATCGGTCAGCAGTTTTTCCTGGGTGGAATCTATGAACTCATTAAGTTCAGCGCCCCCGCTTTCATCTTTGGAATTGTGTACTCAACCGTCCGTACCCATCCCGATGCCCACCTCCGCGATTACCCACACTTTATGCTCAACCGCTGGCACATCCTATTCGTACCGTCAATTTTATGGACGACTGTTTACCTGCTGGTGCTGCCACAGTTGCAGCAGCACCAGCACTACCACAACTGGGCGAGCTTTGCCTGGCAGTTCATTAACGGGAACGCGGCACCCCACCTGTGGTACAACGTGATGATGCTGCAATTTATCATCATCATGCCCCTCTTTTGGTGGCTCGCCTGCCTGGTTCACCACCAGCCGGCCCGTGGCTGCTTGCTCTTTTCGCTGGCCCTGCTCTTTGAAATCTGCTGGCACCTGCTATATGAGCGGGTCGTTTTTCACGGCTATCAGGCCCAGCACTGGTACCTGCTTGACCGGGTCTTCCCGAGCTTCATTATTTTTGCCGTCGGTGGAGTTCTCACGCACGTATTTGCAACCAAGCTACGCCCATTTATGGCTCGGCACTGGCTGGCCCAACTGGTCCTCTGGCTATTCTTCTTGTATATCGTTACCGCTGACTTCTTTCGTTACGGCTATCCGGTTCGCTTGACCAACGCCCCTTACTACCTGCCGTCGATGATTTTTTATAATCTCTCCACGATCGGCCTGATTGCCACCCTGCTCGGCCACCTGCAAAAGTTC of Limosilactobacillus oris contains these proteins:
- a CDS encoding acyltransferase family protein; this translates as MVELNSLNRADIGDFEKLMAVTTVMTQSVITFLLPATHAIGQQFFLGGIYELIKFSAPAFIFGIVYSTVRTHPDAHLRDYPHFMLNRWHILFVPSILWTTVYLLVLPQLQQHQHYHNWASFAWQFINGNAAPHLWYNVMMLQFIIIMPLFWWLACLVHHQPARGCLLFSLALLFEICWHLLYERVVFHGYQAQHWYLLDRVFPSFIIFAVGGVLTHVFATKLRPFMARHWLAQLVLWLFFLYIVTADFFRYGYPVRLTNAPYYLPSMIFYNLSTIGLIATLLGHLQKFRNQWLPFIHWFALYAHRAFLGHIFWLYWLWQASRRFLPWLPLELTLPLLVILTVICSFAFAYGAHRTWSGIKRACGHRQIKNG
- a CDS encoding universal stress protein, which codes for MADNSQYQNILVAVDGSKATAGVLEAGIKAALRNNAHLDILTITQVDQLTDGYSDAGPSDDQTYSVVHATRGRMDDLKQKAQNAGVTDVSIHIRFGNPKRVIAREFPADHHSDLIVIGASGLSGVERLMIGSVTNYVSRTAHCDVLVVRATEGFQK
- a CDS encoding elongation factor G, which produces MTKQIIGGLVAHVDAGKTTLTEALLYQAGQLRQLGRVDKGSSFLDPDQLEKQRGITIFTHQAALDYQKLHLTLLDTPGHIDFAAQTEQVLQVLDYAVLVISATDGLQGSTRTLWDLLAQYHVPTFIFINKTDSVGADVPAVIKQLQSSLSAACVDFTGKTPTTGATAEAIAMKDDAVLESYLANDCLTKQQVQSLIQQRKLFPCYAGSALKLTGIQELLDGLAQWTVETPSTGDQFAARVFKISHDDRGNRLSWVRVLSGKLVAKREVLPGEKADQLRVYNGSKFSIQQSIPAGGVCAITGLTSSYPGQGLGQATTAPQPRLQPVLSYAVKIDNDNPRPYLAALRELADEEPQLKVEWLRELQEARVQLMGTVQKEVLEQLLAQRYGLQVQFTNGQILYRETIDRPVEGVGHFEPLRHYAEVHLRLEPAPRGSGLTFTSHCREDILSHNWQQQVMTSLGAKEHRGVLIGAPLTDVQITLVGGKGSIVHSVGGDFREATWRAVRQGLMELRAQKGCVLLEPWYHYRLTIPQEEVGRAINDLQQMGADFQLAESSTGPLTTITGSGPVATMRDYAITVRNYSRGQGQLECVVDGYRPCHNAAEVITDHQYDPVADLPNTPDSVFCAHGAGYPVKWDQVPAMAHFPYQK
- a CDS encoding ROK family protein, giving the protein MQRYYLSIDIGGTAIKSARIDHSGNIIAMDQLPTPQRADDFLAALAQLIHASQDVHAVCVSVPGIVNPTTGQVEFTGALGFMGEFNLAEYVRRLTELPVYVGNDANCATLAEMWLGNLTTVANGAVVTLGTSVGGGLMINGQLLAGPHFRAGEISAIVNNYDHLDPHEATVGASTSAVKMIAAVAAACGLPDSRDGRRAFVEINRHTPPAWEIFAAFCRRVAVLLINVQAVVDLERILIGGGISAQPVVVSEIRHQFKLLQESDRRLQDDIAVPDIQAAKFGNEANLLGALYGLLLQLEEK
- a CDS encoding phosphoketolase; the protein is MAVDYDSKQYLESVDAYWRAANYLSVGTLFLMSNPLLRQPLKAEDVKPKPIGHWGTIVPQNFIYAHLNRVIKKYDLDMFYIEGSGHGGQVMVNNSYLDGSYTEIYPEITQDAAGMAKLFKHFSFPGGTASHAAPETPGSIHEGGELGYSLSHGVGAILDNPDVIAAVEIGDGEAETGPLAASWFSDKFINPIKDGAVLPIIQVNGFKISNPTILSRMSDEELTKYFEGMGWKPYFVSAYKEADREGEFDGYKDHMDVHEQMAKTMDKAIEDIKAIQKNARENNDDSLPQWPMIIFRAPKGWTGPVKDLDGNPIENSFRAHQIPIPVSQDDMEHKDMLVDWMKSYKPEELFDENGHPVDLVEQNTPDGDKRMAMNPITNGGKDPKPLILPNYRDFAVDVQNHGTVVKQDMLEWGKYLSKMAELNPDTFRGFGPDESKSNRLYAFLDNDKRQWMEDIHEPNDENLAPQGRMIDSQLSEHQAEGFLEGYTLTGRHGFFATYESFGRVVDSMLTQHMKWLRKAKDLYWRKQYPALNFVDTSTVFQQDHNGYTHQDPGLLTHMFEKERPDLVKEYLPADTNSLMAVSNKAFNDQECINIFVTSKHPRAQWFSIDEATELVDNGLGYIDWASTDQGSEPDVVFASAGTEPTEEALAAIDILHDNFPELKIRYINIVEIMKLMNTDKNPEGLTDAEFNQYFTTDKPVIFAWHGFRDMIQALFFDRANRNVHIHSYEENGDITTPFDMRVLNELDRFHLAKDAIQNVPGYEQKAAAFVAKMDNMINKHNHYIRSEGKDLPEVTNWTWKGLK
- the brnQ gene encoding branched-chain amino acid transport system II carrier protein encodes the protein MMNVRWQRGRTYLVIGSLVFGMLFGAGNLVFPVHLGQLAGANWGPAAAGFISSGVLLPLLALLALSVTRSRGLFDLARPVGDWFALVFLVMVHATIGPLCATPRTATVPYAIGIAPALLAKMQSLGLALFTGAFFLVTYFFSVKSGRVTEIIGKVLNPAFLVMLLVVFLLAFSRPMGKLSTPHPTNDYLTQPLANGFLQGYNTMDALAMLIFGVTVVAAVQQMGFDNRARSLATAKGGFIGILGIGVLYLGLIYLGTTSRNQFALATNGGTTLNQVAHYYLGAFGNALLLTLATVTCLTTAMGLVIAFSQDFHQRFPQISYKTFLRLNCLLSFSIANLGLDQIVTWSTPVLMFLYPLAIVLICVALASPLFGRAPVVYRWALGLTVIPAFFALVGNVPSALQGWPVSRLLTSWAEQHLPLFATGFAWLPFALVGTAIGLAVRQYQRYNAGK
- a CDS encoding lipoate--protein ligase, whose amino-acid sequence is MRYVSMTSHNIGMNLATEQYLMNEKDFGQEPLVLFYYEEPCIIVGRNQNTAEEINQDYVKEHNIRVTRRLSGGGAVYQDLGNLCFSFVVPSDSEEFGDFKSFTQPIVDVLHKMGATTAEVSGRNDILVDGKKFSGNAMYSKNGKTFSHGTLMLNVDLSVVADALHVAQDKIASKGIKSVRSRVTNLRPYLAKEYQDIDVPTFRDDLLKGLFNVDSLEEIKDKQYVVTPEDQKEIDKIYEQYYNNWDWVYGKNPEFTTKRRKHFNMGTIDARLDIKDGVIKNVKFFGDFFGPQDVTQLADQLKGVKYDRDAIAAALEKAGTAQYITGIPTAEIADLLA